The following coding sequences lie in one Flavobacterium sediminis genomic window:
- a CDS encoding cytochrome-c peroxidase, which translates to MKTIKIIVLLATFTALLSLRSKSESDEKYYSLAELRMLYSSGDITKYPRPEVDSTVINFQELGTLPPVVFPADNPYNEAKRELGKILFFDPRLSSSNQISCASCHDPELGWGDGKRVSNGHDRTPGKRNAKPIINSAYASLLFWDGRAESLEDQAKFPIEDEKEMNHDIKKAVKKIKKIKGYKPLFKEAFGDEQITNDRIMKAIATFERTVVSKKSRFDKFIEGDSTQLTDQEVLGLHLFRTKARCINCHNSPYFSDNQFHNAGLTYYKRKYEDLGLYAITKKPEDVGKFRTPSLREIMKTAPYMHNGLFPEIRGVLNMYNAGMPNLKPKDDDKDDILFPKTSPLLKKLNLDASELDALEAFLGSITSVIYREPAPEELPQ; encoded by the coding sequence ATGAAAACAATAAAAATCATTGTCTTGCTTGCTACTTTTACTGCTTTGCTATCTCTGAGAAGTAAATCAGAATCTGACGAAAAATATTATTCACTGGCAGAACTCAGAATGTTATATAGTAGCGGTGATATTACAAAATACCCACGTCCTGAAGTTGACAGTACGGTTATTAATTTTCAAGAATTAGGGACTTTACCCCCTGTTGTATTCCCTGCCGACAATCCTTATAATGAAGCTAAGAGAGAACTTGGTAAAATTCTATTTTTTGATCCTAGATTGTCTTCTTCCAACCAGATTTCCTGTGCTTCCTGCCATGATCCGGAACTTGGTTGGGGAGATGGAAAAAGAGTTTCAAATGGTCACGATCGCACGCCCGGAAAACGCAATGCTAAACCAATTATCAATAGTGCTTACGCCTCTCTTTTATTTTGGGACGGAAGAGCTGAATCACTGGAAGATCAGGCGAAATTTCCGATAGAAGACGAAAAAGAAATGAACCACGATATTAAAAAAGCTGTAAAAAAAATAAAAAAAATAAAAGGATACAAACCACTCTTTAAAGAAGCATTCGGTGACGAACAGATCACTAATGACCGAATCATGAAAGCTATTGCTACTTTTGAACGTACAGTAGTAAGTAAAAAAAGTAGATTTGATAAATTTATTGAAGGTGATTCTACTCAATTGACCGATCAGGAAGTTTTAGGCTTGCATTTATTCAGAACCAAAGCACGTTGCATCAACTGCCATAATTCTCCTTATTTTTCAGACAACCAGTTTCACAATGCCGGACTTACCTATTACAAACGAAAATATGAAGATCTGGGACTTTATGCCATTACTAAAAAACCGGAAGATGTAGGCAAATTCAGAACGCCTTCCTTGCGGGAAATTATGAAAACAGCACCTTATATGCACAACGGACTTTTTCCTGAAATCAGAGGTGTTCTGAATATGTACAATGCCGGAATGCCTAACCTTAAACCTAAAGATGATGATAAAGACGATATTCTCTTTCCGAAAACATCGCCTTTATTGAAAAAACTGAATTTAGATGCATCAGAACTGGATGCATTAGAAGCGTTCTTAGGAAGTATTACCTCTGTTATATACAGAGAACCTGCTCCTGAAGAATTACCTCAATAA
- the ygiD gene encoding 4,5-DOPA-extradiol-dioxygenase: protein MNIQPFYSWTQDLKENDTLMPVLFIGHGSPMNAIEDNEFSRRWEKMGQEIPKPKAVVVVSAHWLTKGTFVTAMNQPKTIHDFGGFPRALFEVQYPAPGNPELASEIQKLITNPAVELDHDWGLDHGTWSVVKHMYPNADIPVLQLSIDYYKPAQYHYEIAKQLLALRKKGVLIIGSGNMVHNLRMVAWDKLNVDNYGFDWALEMDAIFKDKILKKDHKALFDYPSLSKAATLAIPTPDHYYPLIYTLALQTDNDTVEFFNDKAVGGSLTMTSVKIG, encoded by the coding sequence ATGAATATACAACCATTTTACAGTTGGACTCAGGATTTAAAGGAAAATGACACTTTAATGCCGGTCCTGTTTATAGGGCATGGTTCGCCTATGAATGCTATAGAAGACAATGAATTTTCCCGTCGTTGGGAGAAAATGGGGCAGGAGATCCCTAAGCCTAAAGCCGTAGTTGTGGTTTCAGCCCACTGGTTGACTAAAGGAACTTTTGTAACAGCGATGAACCAACCTAAAACAATTCATGATTTCGGAGGTTTTCCAAGAGCTTTATTTGAAGTACAATATCCGGCGCCCGGAAATCCGGAATTAGCATCTGAAATTCAGAAATTAATAACCAATCCGGCAGTGGAATTAGACCATGATTGGGGATTAGATCATGGAACGTGGTCAGTTGTAAAACACATGTATCCGAATGCAGATATTCCGGTGCTACAATTGAGTATTGATTATTACAAGCCTGCTCAATATCACTATGAAATAGCGAAACAGCTTTTGGCTTTGCGGAAAAAAGGGGTGTTGATCATCGGTAGTGGTAATATGGTGCACAACTTGCGCATGGTGGCCTGGGATAAATTAAATGTGGATAATTATGGTTTTGACTGGGCTTTAGAAATGGATGCTATTTTTAAAGATAAAATTTTAAAGAAAGACCATAAAGCACTGTTTGACTATCCTAGTTTAAGTAAAGCTGCTACATTAGCTATCCCTACACCGGACCATTATTATCCGTTGATCTATACATTAGCTCTTCAAACGGATAATGATACGGTCGAATTTTTTAACGATAAGGCTGTCGGCGGTTCGTTGACCATGACATCCGTTAAAATAGGCTGA
- a CDS encoding Rossmann-like and DUF2520 domain-containing protein: MITVSVIGSGNVAQHLIKVFSKTTGIELVQAFARQPESLLHLLPYEKITNDYQKLQKADVYIISVTDNAIAEVSEQLPFKDQLVVHTSGTSAISILDSKNRKGVFYPLQTFSKNKEINFSSVPLCLETEDETDFQVLEKVAQAISEKVYRISSEQRRSLHVAAVFVCNFVNHLYYIGNEVCDKNNVPFEVLHPLIRETAQKIMELSPEEAQTGPAKRNDTKTIDQHIEFLKDSKYQDIYKLLTQSIQDVSKKL, encoded by the coding sequence ATGATTACAGTATCTGTCATTGGTAGCGGTAATGTAGCGCAACATCTGATTAAAGTCTTTTCGAAAACTACCGGAATTGAGTTGGTTCAGGCCTTTGCCCGCCAACCCGAAAGTTTGTTGCATTTACTTCCCTATGAAAAGATCACGAATGACTATCAAAAGCTTCAAAAAGCAGATGTGTATATTATTTCCGTAACCGATAATGCTATTGCTGAAGTTTCGGAGCAACTCCCTTTTAAAGACCAATTGGTTGTTCATACTTCAGGAACTTCTGCTATTTCTATTCTGGATTCCAAAAATAGAAAAGGTGTCTTTTATCCCTTGCAAACATTTTCTAAGAATAAAGAGATCAACTTCTCCTCTGTTCCGCTTTGTCTGGAAACAGAAGATGAAACGGATTTCCAAGTTTTAGAAAAAGTCGCTCAGGCTATCTCAGAAAAAGTCTACCGAATTTCTTCCGAACAACGCAGAAGTTTGCACGTTGCTGCTGTTTTTGTCTGTAATTTTGTCAACCATCTGTATTACATTGGTAACGAAGTTTGCGATAAAAACAATGTTCCGTTTGAGGTGTTGCATCCATTAATTCGGGAAACGGCGCAAAAAATAATGGAATTATCACCCGAAGAAGCGCAAACAGGTCCGGCGAAACGAAACGATACCAAAACTATAGACCAACACATTGAATTTTTAAAAGATTCGAAATATCAGGATATTTACAAACTCTTAACCCAATCGATTCAAGATGTCTCAAAAAAGTTATAA
- a CDS encoding KdsC family phosphatase: protein MNNITTFIFDVDGVLTDGTIHVTQTGEMLRNMNIRDGYAMKAAVENGYNVCIISGGSNEGVRVRLRNLGITDIHLGVSDKVEVFKEYMDIYNIDPEQVLYMGDDIPDYHVMKLTGLPTCPQNAAPEIKNISKYVSHKEGGKGCVRDVIEQVMKVQHKWMEHFDAKYD, encoded by the coding sequence ATGAACAACATCACTACATTCATTTTTGATGTTGACGGCGTATTAACCGACGGAACCATACACGTAACCCAAACCGGAGAAATGCTTCGCAATATGAATATTCGCGATGGCTATGCTATGAAAGCAGCGGTAGAAAATGGTTACAATGTTTGTATCATTTCAGGCGGCAGCAATGAAGGAGTTCGCGTTCGCTTGCGAAATTTAGGGATAACTGATATTCATTTAGGAGTTTCTGATAAAGTAGAAGTCTTCAAAGAATACATGGATATTTATAACATTGATCCCGAACAGGTTCTGTACATGGGGGATGACATTCCTGACTATCATGTGATGAAACTAACAGGCTTACCAACATGCCCTCAAAATGCTGCTCCCGAAATCAAGAACATTTCGAAATATGTTTCCCATAAAGAAGGCGGCAAAGGCTGTGTTCGTGATGTAATTGAACAAGTCATGAAAGTACAACACAAATGGATGGAACACTTTGATGCTAAATATGATTAA
- a CDS encoding geranylgeranylglycerol-phosphate geranylgeranyltransferase: MKFLKLIRVQNLAMIAFMQYLFRYTFMKAGTYTELTPTYNFLALSHLQFFLLVLATVCIAAAGYVINDILDQETDAIAKKRIVGVTITETTAYNLYVGLNVIGVGIGFYLSNAINKPSFATLFILTAALLYIYSTTLKQIAVVGNIVIALITSFSILIIGIFDLVPSTHEGNMLWEGNKEQMKQVFSILTDYAIFAFLINLLRELVKDVEDTDADYAAGIATLPVLIGKNRTMKIIFVLSIVPIVLLAYYLNKNLYMYDYVVYYALLFIIAPLLFFTIKSWSAKTQKEFHNLSTLLKVILFLGILSIWVITYATTHHA; encoded by the coding sequence ATGAAATTCCTAAAACTAATACGAGTACAAAACCTTGCTATGATTGCATTCATGCAATATCTATTTCGCTATACGTTCATGAAAGCAGGGACATATACCGAGCTTACTCCGACATATAATTTCTTGGCTTTGTCCCACTTACAGTTTTTCTTATTAGTTTTAGCAACCGTTTGTATCGCAGCGGCAGGTTATGTTATCAATGATATTTTAGATCAGGAAACAGATGCCATCGCCAAAAAACGTATCGTAGGTGTTACCATAACCGAAACCACAGCCTATAATTTATATGTCGGTCTTAATGTCATTGGCGTAGGAATCGGTTTTTATCTTTCCAATGCAATAAACAAACCGAGTTTTGCAACCTTATTCATCCTTACGGCTGCTTTATTGTACATTTATTCCACTACTTTAAAACAAATTGCCGTAGTGGGCAATATCGTTATTGCACTAATCACTTCATTCAGCATCCTTATCATCGGAATTTTTGATCTCGTTCCTTCTACTCACGAGGGAAACATGCTTTGGGAAGGAAATAAAGAACAAATGAAACAAGTTTTCAGCATCTTAACCGATTATGCCATTTTTGCCTTTCTTATCAATCTTTTACGCGAATTAGTCAAAGATGTTGAAGATACCGATGCCGATTATGCTGCCGGAATAGCAACCCTACCGGTTCTGATAGGTAAGAACAGAACCATGAAAATTATTTTTGTACTGTCTATCGTTCCGATAGTACTTTTAGCCTACTACTTAAATAAAAATCTGTATATGTACGACTATGTTGTATATTACGCCTTACTATTTATCATAGCTCCTCTACTCTTTTTTACGATCAAAAGTTGGAGCGCTAAAACACAAAAAGAATTCCACAATTTAAGCACATTACTAAAAGTGATTTTATTTTTAGGAATTCTGTCGATTTGGGTAATCACTTATGCTACCACACATCATGCTTAG
- a CDS encoding Maf-like protein, giving the protein MLREKLQDYHIILASGSPRRQQFFKELDIDFEIRLKDVEEIYPDALRAEEITDFLAKMKADAFTDLQDNDILITSDTIVWHEGKALGKPKDYEDAFNMLQSMCGKTHEVITSVCFKTTQFTTVFFEKTKVSFKNLSDEALRYYIDKYQPFDKAGAYGIQEWIGLVGIDKIEGSYANVVGMPIDKVYDKLLSFCK; this is encoded by the coding sequence ATGCTTAGAGAAAAATTACAAGACTACCATATTATTTTAGCTTCCGGGTCGCCCCGCCGCCAACAATTTTTCAAAGAACTGGATATTGATTTTGAGATTCGGTTGAAAGATGTGGAAGAAATATATCCCGATGCGCTTCGGGCAGAAGAGATTACTGATTTTTTAGCCAAGATGAAAGCAGATGCTTTTACAGATCTTCAGGACAATGACATTCTGATCACCAGCGACACCATCGTTTGGCACGAAGGAAAAGCATTGGGGAAACCCAAAGATTATGAAGACGCTTTCAATATGCTACAATCCATGTGTGGCAAAACTCACGAAGTAATCACTTCCGTTTGTTTCAAAACAACACAATTCACAACTGTTTTCTTTGAAAAAACTAAAGTCAGTTTTAAAAACCTATCCGATGAAGCTTTACGGTATTACATCGACAAATACCAACCGTTTGATAAAGCCGGAGCTTATGGCATTCAGGAATGGATAGGTCTTGTAGGAATTGATAAGATCGAAGGTTCCTATGCTAATGTTGTAGGAATGCCAATTGACAAAGTATACGACAAATTACTTAGCTTTTGCAAATGA
- a CDS encoding PIG-L family deacetylase, translating to MLKRITLFFISIISLSLQAQTPEKLSSNQIYERIQKLNFLGKVLYVAAHPDDENTKLISYFSNYYHAETAYLSLTRGDGGQNLIGPELREKLGAIRTQELLAARRVDGGKQFFTRANDFGFSKEPTETFSIWNKDQVLSDVVQAMENFKPDIVINRFDHRTPGTTHGHHTASAILSLEAYNKISVKPQRVFFNTSWWFYGSEENFEKADKSNLLAIEANVYYPLKGKSNSEIAALSRSQHKCQGFGTTGNRGNEPEYLELLKGTMPNADDIFEGIDTSWNRIEGGAAIEAILKPIEEHFNFNNPAEHLPQLIKAYTLINQLKDDSWKKLKSEQITSIIEACSGLYLEAKASVPYVTKGQTFSLNVEAINRSHAKIELKEIQLPNGNFPQNRTLATNEKNDITLENYTLPTNEAYSNLFWLNEKPTVGMYVVPDKAERNLPEIKTPFPITFLLNIDGIPFSVTENIKYKTNTPENGETYYPFALLPDVSVSLVDNVNIFKPKQTKEIKVKVKANKADFKGTLELDLNSDWSVYPSHQEVNIAQKGDEKIYTFKVKSPSDEQNTSLLAKVITDNQTFSKQIIEINYPHIPKQTILEDAEAKMVTLDIKTKKESIGYLTGAGDEVGRYLENLNYTITYLTPKDLTLENLKQFDAIILGIRAFNVVPELQYKNKVLFEYVENGGNLIVQYNTNHHLVTPEIAPYSLNLSRDRVTNENARMNFLDFKCTALNSPNTITQKDFDGWVQERGLYFPNEWSSEFQPILATADAGETEKKGCLLVAKYGKGNYCYTGLSFFRQLPEGVSGAYKLLANLIAL from the coding sequence ATGCTCAAAAGAATTACGCTGTTTTTTATTTCGATCATATCCCTAAGTTTACAAGCTCAGACTCCTGAAAAACTGAGCTCTAACCAAATTTACGAACGTATTCAAAAACTGAATTTTCTGGGAAAAGTATTGTATGTAGCGGCACATCCTGACGATGAAAATACCAAGTTAATTTCCTATTTTTCTAATTATTACCATGCGGAAACTGCTTATCTTTCTCTTACACGAGGTGACGGAGGGCAGAATTTAATCGGTCCGGAACTACGCGAAAAATTAGGAGCTATTCGTACGCAGGAATTATTAGCCGCCCGAAGAGTAGATGGCGGTAAACAATTTTTTACCCGTGCCAACGATTTCGGATTCAGTAAAGAGCCGACAGAAACTTTCAGTATCTGGAATAAAGATCAGGTTTTAAGTGATGTTGTTCAGGCAATGGAAAACTTTAAGCCCGATATTGTAATCAACCGTTTCGACCATCGGACACCCGGTACTACTCACGGGCATCACACGGCTTCCGCGATTTTAAGCTTGGAGGCTTACAATAAAATTTCGGTCAAACCGCAACGTGTATTTTTCAATACGTCCTGGTGGTTCTACGGCAGTGAGGAAAATTTTGAAAAAGCAGATAAATCCAACCTTTTAGCCATTGAAGCCAATGTCTATTACCCGCTAAAAGGAAAAAGTAATAGTGAAATTGCAGCATTAAGTCGTAGCCAACACAAATGCCAAGGATTCGGCACAACCGGAAACCGAGGTAACGAACCGGAATATTTGGAACTTTTAAAAGGTACCATGCCTAATGCCGATGATATCTTTGAAGGGATTGATACTTCCTGGAATCGTATTGAAGGCGGAGCCGCTATCGAAGCTATTTTAAAACCGATCGAAGAACATTTCAATTTCAATAATCCGGCTGAACATTTACCGCAACTCATCAAAGCCTACACTTTGATCAACCAATTGAAAGACGATAGTTGGAAAAAACTGAAATCAGAGCAAATTACTTCGATCATTGAAGCCTGTTCCGGATTGTATTTAGAAGCTAAAGCTTCCGTTCCGTACGTAACCAAAGGACAAACTTTCAGCCTGAACGTTGAAGCCATCAATAGAAGTCACGCTAAAATTGAACTTAAGGAAATTCAACTCCCTAACGGAAATTTTCCGCAAAACAGAACTTTGGCTACCAATGAAAAAAATGATATTACCCTTGAAAACTATACTTTACCAACTAATGAAGCCTACAGCAATCTATTTTGGCTAAACGAAAAACCTACTGTGGGGATGTATGTGGTTCCAGATAAAGCAGAACGAAATTTACCCGAGATCAAAACACCATTTCCCATTACTTTCCTGTTAAACATAGACGGCATTCCTTTTTCGGTAACCGAAAATATTAAATACAAAACCAATACACCTGAAAACGGAGAAACCTACTACCCTTTTGCGCTCTTACCGGATGTTTCCGTGAGTTTAGTTGATAACGTAAATATCTTTAAACCCAAACAAACCAAAGAGATCAAAGTAAAAGTAAAAGCCAATAAAGCGGATTTCAAAGGTACGTTAGAACTTGATTTAAACTCAGACTGGTCGGTTTATCCGAGCCATCAAGAAGTCAATATAGCGCAAAAAGGCGATGAAAAGATCTATACATTCAAAGTAAAATCACCTTCAGACGAACAAAACACCTCGCTCTTAGCTAAGGTTATTACAGATAATCAGACTTTCAGTAAGCAAATCATTGAAATCAATTATCCGCACATTCCGAAGCAAACCATACTGGAAGATGCCGAAGCCAAAATGGTTACTCTGGATATCAAAACCAAAAAAGAGAGCATCGGCTATTTAACCGGCGCCGGTGACGAAGTAGGACGCTATCTGGAAAATCTTAATTATACCATTACCTATTTAACTCCAAAAGACCTAACTTTAGAAAACCTAAAACAATTTGATGCTATTATTTTAGGAATCAGAGCTTTTAATGTAGTACCGGAATTGCAATACAAAAACAAAGTTTTATTTGAATATGTAGAAAACGGCGGAAATTTAATTGTACAATACAATACCAATCACCATCTGGTAACCCCGGAAATTGCTCCTTACAGCCTGAATTTATCACGCGACAGGGTAACCAATGAAAATGCAAGAATGAACTTTCTGGATTTTAAATGCACAGCATTGAATTCGCCGAATACCATTACCCAAAAAGATTTTGACGGTTGGGTACAGGAAAGAGGTCTGTATTTCCCGAACGAATGGAGCTCTGAATTTCAACCTATTTTGGCAACAGCCGATGCCGGAGAAACGGAAAAGAAAGGTTGTTTACTGGTAGCCAAATATGGAAAAGGAAATTATTGCTACACCGGACTGAGTTTCTTCAGACAACTTCCGGAAGGCGTTAGCGGCGCTTATAAATTATTGGCTAACCTTATAGCACTTTAA
- a CDS encoding sodium:solute symporter, which translates to MESLDWIVLSCTLLFIVIYGAMKTKGSANVKDYLLDNNETPWFTVGISVMATQASAITFLSTPGQAYHDGMGFVQFYFGLPLAMIVIAYTFIPIYHKLQVYTAYEYLEQRFDVKTRSLAAILFLIQRGLGTGLTIYAPSIILSALLGWNLTMLNIIIGILVIVYTVSGGTKAVNVTQKQQMFIIMLGMFLTFFTILSYLPEDLNFTNALHVAGANGKMNILDFSYNPETRYTFWSGITGGFFLMLSYFGTDQSQVGRYLSGKSIKESQMGLIMNGILKVPMQFFILLTGVLVFVFFQFNDTPLHFNPTNVEKVKNSTYKAEYESLEQELEQINIDKKVVNKIYVEQLEHNDYDNPTLRKQMVALANKEKDLREEAKAVIATVDSSSETNDKDYVFLYFILHYLPKGLLGLLLAVIFSAAMSSSASGLNSLAATTAIDIYKRNVPEKDDKHYVYATQFFTLFWGIIAILFACIGTLFENLIQLVNIIGSIFYGTVLGIFLVGFYIKYVKAKAIFLGASISQLIIFYIYYIDLVSFLWLNFIGALLTILFSLSLQALYNKR; encoded by the coding sequence ATGGAAAGTTTAGATTGGATCGTATTGAGTTGTACCTTGCTTTTTATCGTGATCTACGGTGCGATGAAGACCAAAGGCAGTGCCAACGTTAAAGATTATTTGCTGGACAATAACGAAACCCCTTGGTTCACCGTCGGGATTTCCGTGATGGCTACACAGGCCAGTGCTATTACGTTTCTTTCCACTCCGGGACAGGCGTATCATGACGGAATGGGATTTGTTCAATTTTATTTTGGACTTCCTTTAGCCATGATCGTTATTGCGTATACTTTTATCCCTATTTACCATAAACTTCAGGTATACACAGCTTATGAATACCTGGAACAACGTTTTGATGTTAAGACCCGTTCTTTAGCCGCTATTTTATTCTTGATCCAGCGCGGATTAGGAACCGGATTAACCATTTATGCACCATCTATCATCTTATCAGCGCTACTGGGTTGGAATTTAACCATGCTGAACATCATTATCGGTATTTTAGTGATCGTTTATACGGTTTCAGGCGGAACCAAAGCTGTCAATGTAACGCAAAAACAGCAAATGTTCATCATTATGTTAGGAATGTTCCTGACGTTCTTTACCATATTGTCTTATTTGCCCGAAGATCTGAATTTTACCAATGCACTGCACGTAGCCGGAGCCAACGGCAAGATGAACATTCTGGATTTTTCTTATAATCCGGAAACACGTTATACCTTCTGGAGCGGAATCACCGGAGGTTTCTTTCTGATGCTTTCTTATTTTGGTACCGACCAATCCCAAGTGGGACGCTATTTATCAGGAAAATCGATTAAAGAAAGCCAAATGGGACTGATCATGAACGGAATCTTAAAAGTTCCGATGCAATTCTTTATTCTCTTAACTGGAGTTTTGGTTTTCGTCTTTTTCCAGTTCAACGATACGCCGTTGCACTTTAATCCGACCAATGTGGAAAAAGTAAAAAATTCGACCTATAAAGCCGAATATGAAAGCTTAGAACAGGAATTGGAACAGATCAATATTGATAAAAAAGTAGTAAACAAAATATATGTCGAACAGTTGGAACACAACGATTATGACAACCCGACACTACGCAAACAAATGGTTGCCTTGGCCAACAAAGAAAAAGACCTGCGGGAAGAAGCCAAAGCCGTTATTGCCACAGTGGATAGTTCCTCTGAAACCAATGATAAAGATTATGTGTTCCTTTATTTTATTTTGCATTACCTGCCTAAAGGACTTTTAGGGCTGCTTTTAGCCGTTATTTTCAGTGCGGCCATGTCGTCCAGTGCATCAGGCTTAAATTCGTTGGCAGCCACTACGGCAATAGATATTTACAAAAGAAACGTTCCTGAAAAAGACGACAAACATTATGTGTATGCCACGCAATTTTTCACTCTGTTCTGGGGAATCATTGCGATATTATTTGCCTGTATCGGAACGTTATTTGAAAACCTTATTCAGTTGGTCAACATTATCGGCTCCATCTTTTACGGAACGGTTTTAGGAATTTTTCTGGTAGGTTTTTATATCAAATACGTTAAAGCCAAAGCCATCTTTCTGGGAGCGAGTATATCCCAATTGATCATATTTTATATTTATTATATTGATCTTGTAAGCTTCCTTTGGCTGAATTTTATCGGAGCACTATTGACGATTCTTTTTTCATTGAGTTTGCAGGCTCTGTATAATAAAAGGTAA
- a CDS encoding DEAD/DEAH box helicase: protein MNFKNLNLIDPILQAVTEVGYTQATKIQYRTIPYILEGKDLIGCAQTGTGKTAAFAIPILQQLSQRAYSTPNIKTLVLTPTRELAIQIEENFKMYGKHLPLTQLVIFGGVSQDKQVLALKRKVDILIATPGRLLDLMHQGHIDLSKLEILVLDEADRMLDLGFVNDVKKILSKIPKKRQTLFFSATMPENIRKFANSILYQPVEINVTPVSSTAQTIKQSVYFVEKNEKTKLLIDLLNNPSIPRSLVFTRTKHGANRLARQLEQKGIHSAAIHGNKSQNARQKALDDFKTSKIRVLIATDIAARGIDIEELPHVVNYDLPNVPETYVHRIGRTGRAGIEGTAISFCNDEEKVNLRNIQKLIGFNMPVNSNAK from the coding sequence ATGAATTTCAAAAATTTAAACCTTATAGATCCTATTCTTCAGGCAGTAACTGAAGTAGGATATACACAAGCTACTAAAATACAGTATCGTACAATACCTTATATTTTAGAAGGCAAAGATCTTATAGGCTGTGCCCAAACGGGTACGGGAAAAACAGCAGCATTTGCTATACCCATTTTACAGCAATTAAGCCAAAGAGCTTATTCAACACCAAACATCAAAACGTTAGTTTTAACTCCAACGCGGGAACTAGCCATACAAATTGAAGAAAATTTCAAAATGTATGGTAAGCATTTGCCCTTAACTCAACTTGTTATTTTTGGCGGTGTTTCACAAGACAAACAGGTATTAGCACTAAAAAGAAAAGTAGATATACTTATTGCTACACCGGGAAGATTATTAGATCTTATGCATCAAGGACACATCGATTTATCCAAACTGGAAATTTTAGTATTGGACGAAGCCGACCGTATGCTCGACTTGGGATTTGTTAACGATGTTAAAAAGATCTTATCAAAAATTCCTAAAAAGAGACAAACACTCTTCTTTTCGGCTACTATGCCTGAAAACATAAGGAAATTTGCAAACTCTATCCTATATCAGCCCGTTGAAATAAATGTAACACCTGTTTCTTCTACTGCTCAGACTATAAAACAATCTGTCTATTTTGTAGAAAAAAACGAAAAAACAAAACTTCTCATCGATCTGTTAAACAATCCGTCTATTCCTCGTTCACTAGTCTTTACACGTACCAAACACGGAGCTAATAGGCTGGCAAGACAATTAGAACAAAAAGGGATTCATTCAGCGGCAATACACGGGAACAAATCTCAAAATGCCAGACAAAAAGCCCTTGACGATTTTAAGACCAGTAAGATACGAGTACTTATCGCTACAGATATTGCTGCCCGAGGAATCGATATTGAAGAACTGCCTCATGTAGTGAACTATGATCTTCCGAATGTTCCTGAAACCTATGTCCACAGAATAGGCAGAACCGGACGCGCCGGAATTGAAGGCACTGCTATTTCATTTTGTAATGATGAGGAAAAAGTGAACCTGAGAAACATTCAAAAATTAATAGGTTTTAATATGCCTGTAAATTCAAATGCAAAATAA
- a CDS encoding cold-shock protein yields MSDSFSKKENAKKKAKKQQEKALRREDRKINNNKGKGFDNMIAYLNEDGNLTSTPPDLSKRKEINPDDILLGATPIEEEKKERTGVVSFFSQNGYGFIIDDESHENIFVHSNQLSEPLKEKDKVIFEKERTPKGYNAINVKKIK; encoded by the coding sequence ATGAGTGATTCTTTTTCTAAAAAGGAAAATGCAAAGAAAAAGGCTAAGAAACAACAGGAAAAGGCTCTTAGAAGAGAAGATCGAAAAATAAATAACAATAAAGGTAAAGGATTTGATAACATGATTGCTTATCTTAATGAAGACGGTAATCTAACCTCAACTCCACCCGATTTGAGTAAACGAAAGGAAATCAATCCTGACGATATTTTACTAGGCGCTACACCAATTGAAGAAGAAAAAAAGGAGAGAACCGGTGTCGTTTCATTTTTTAGTCAAAATGGTTATGGATTTATCATAGATGATGAATCCCATGAAAATATTTTTGTGCATAGTAACCAATTATCAGAACCTCTAAAAGAAAAAGATAAAGTGATCTTTGAAAAAGAAAGAACGCCTAAAGGCTATAATGCCATAAACGTAAAAAAAATAAAATAA
- a CDS encoding cold-shock protein: MQEGTVKFFNATKGFGFITPANGSNDIFVHSSALTEEIRENDKVVFDVENGKKGLNAINVKKA; this comes from the coding sequence ATGCAAGAAGGTACAGTAAAATTTTTTAACGCTACAAAAGGCTTTGGTTTCATTACTCCTGCAAATGGTAGTAACGATATTTTTGTGCATTCCTCAGCTCTTACAGAGGAAATACGTGAAAATGACAAAGTTGTTTTTGATGTAGAAAACGGAAAAAAAGGACTTAACGCCATTAATGTGAAAAAGGCTTAA